The following are encoded in a window of Algiphilus aromaticivorans DG1253 genomic DNA:
- a CDS encoding globin domain-containing protein, giving the protein MTPRETRLIRESWRNIARDRDAIVVTFYDLLFRWKPELRGYFSEDMSEQRRMMAVTLNLAVSHIDRIETIRESVRDLGRRHARYGARASYYDLVVEALVRAISQHAGPAIFGPRVEAAWRRAFALIAEEMLAGAEGREPRTKAT; this is encoded by the coding sequence GTGACGCCTCGTGAGACCCGACTGATCCGTGAAAGCTGGCGCAACATCGCGCGCGATCGTGACGCTATCGTCGTCACCTTCTACGACCTCCTGTTCCGCTGGAAGCCGGAGTTGCGTGGGTACTTCAGCGAGGACATGAGCGAGCAGCGGCGCATGATGGCGGTGACCCTGAATCTGGCTGTCTCGCATATCGACCGCATCGAGACGATTCGCGAATCCGTGCGCGACCTTGGTCGCCGCCATGCACGTTACGGCGCGCGCGCGTCCTACTACGATCTGGTAGTCGAGGCGCTGGTGCGTGCCATTTCCCAGCACGCGGGGCCTGCTATCTTCGGCCCGCGGGTGGAAGCCGCCTGGCGCCGGGCATTCGCGCTGATTGCCGAGGAAATGCTGGCGGGTGCCGAGGGGCGCGAGCCGCGGACAAAGGCAACGTAG
- a CDS encoding inorganic phosphate transporter, with protein MEYVYVYITLACVFGLFMAWGIGANDVANAMSTSVGSRALTIGQAILIAAVFEFAGAYLAGGEVTDTIRKGMINTDLLEGRGDMLANGMLAALLAAGTWLLVASWFGWPVSTTHSIVGAIVGFAVYALGMEAVYWPKVGSIAASWVVSPMLAGTVSLALFFSVQKLVLDTADPFRAAIRWVPVYIALTGFIIALVTLLKGLKHVGLELSAVESYGVAGAFGALLGIGGGVAVRRIRFDPGLDKDFHYANVERVFGVLMIITACAMAFAHGSNDVANAVGPVAAVVSVIQSGGGIDETALVPAWVLLLGAVGIVIGLLTMGRRVIATVGSRITDLTPSRGFAATLAAAAVVVVASGTGLPISTTHTLVGAVLGVGLARGIAALNLSVVRTIFLSWIVTLPAGALLTVVFYTVLDALL; from the coding sequence ATGGAATACGTCTACGTCTATATCACGCTGGCCTGTGTCTTCGGGCTCTTCATGGCCTGGGGCATCGGCGCCAACGATGTCGCCAATGCCATGTCCACCTCGGTGGGCTCACGCGCGCTGACCATCGGTCAGGCCATCCTCATTGCCGCGGTGTTCGAATTCGCCGGCGCCTATCTGGCCGGCGGCGAGGTCACCGACACTATCCGCAAGGGGATGATCAACACCGATCTGCTGGAGGGTCGCGGCGACATGCTTGCCAACGGCATGCTGGCGGCACTACTCGCCGCCGGCACCTGGCTGCTGGTGGCCTCCTGGTTCGGCTGGCCGGTTTCAACCACGCACAGCATCGTCGGCGCCATCGTCGGCTTCGCTGTCTATGCGCTGGGCATGGAGGCCGTCTACTGGCCGAAGGTCGGTAGCATCGCCGCCTCCTGGGTGGTCTCGCCGATGCTGGCCGGAACGGTATCGCTGGCGCTCTTCTTCAGCGTGCAGAAGCTGGTGCTGGATACTGCCGACCCCTTCCGCGCCGCCATCCGCTGGGTGCCGGTCTACATCGCGCTGACCGGTTTCATCATCGCCCTGGTTACCCTGCTCAAGGGGCTCAAGCACGTTGGTCTCGAGCTGAGCGCCGTCGAGAGCTACGGGGTGGCAGGTGCCTTCGGTGCGCTGCTGGGTATCGGCGGCGGGGTGGCCGTGCGGCGTATCCGCTTCGACCCGGGGCTGGACAAGGATTTCCATTACGCCAACGTCGAGCGCGTCTTCGGCGTGCTGATGATCATCACTGCCTGCGCCATGGCCTTCGCACACGGTTCCAACGATGTCGCCAATGCGGTCGGGCCGGTGGCGGCCGTGGTGTCGGTCATTCAGAGCGGCGGTGGTATCGATGAGACGGCCCTGGTGCCGGCCTGGGTGCTGCTGCTGGGCGCAGTGGGCATCGTCATCGGTCTGTTGACCATGGGCCGTCGCGTTATCGCCACGGTGGGTTCGCGCATCACCGATCTGACGCCGTCGCGTGGCTTCGCCGCCACGCTTGCCGCGGCGGCTGTGGTCGTGGTTGCTTCCGGCACCGGCCTGCCGATTTCCACCACCCACACACTGGTGGGCGCTGTGCTCGGTGTCGGCCTGGCGCGCGGCATCGCCGCGCTGAACTTGTCGGTGGTGCGCACGATCTTCCTGTCCTGGATCGTGACCCTGCCGGCCGGCGCGCTGCTGACCGTCGTCTTCTACACCGTTCTCGACGCGCTGCTCTGA
- a CDS encoding TIGR00153 family protein yields MLRSVVADIFGGSPIRPLQKQMRSVHECTKLLPEFIDAVLVEDWQAAEKLQQRIAELEHEADRLKKSLRRKLPSSLFMAVDRGDLLDILAMQDKVANKARDIAGLMLGRRMTIPPPIADDFRRFVQRSVDTSGQALKAIQELDELLDAGFRGRAVKLLESLLDELDAIEADTDRLQVAIRSQIRPLEAELPPVDVIFLYQIIDWIGDLADRAQRVGSRLQLLVAR; encoded by the coding sequence ATGCTCAGAAGCGTCGTCGCCGATATCTTTGGCGGTTCCCCGATCCGCCCCCTGCAGAAGCAGATGCGCAGCGTGCACGAGTGCACGAAGCTGCTTCCAGAATTCATCGATGCCGTGCTTGTCGAGGACTGGCAGGCAGCCGAAAAGCTGCAGCAGCGCATTGCTGAGCTTGAGCACGAGGCCGATCGGCTGAAGAAGTCGCTGCGCCGCAAGCTGCCCAGCTCACTCTTCATGGCCGTCGACCGCGGCGATCTACTCGACATCCTCGCCATGCAGGACAAGGTGGCGAACAAGGCGCGCGATATCGCCGGTTTGATGCTGGGGCGCCGCATGACGATTCCGCCGCCCATAGCCGATGACTTCCGCCGCTTCGTGCAGCGCAGCGTCGACACCAGCGGCCAGGCACTGAAGGCCATTCAGGAGCTGGACGAGCTGTTGGATGCTGGCTTCCGCGGTCGCGCCGTCAAGCTGCTGGAGTCGCTACTCGATGAGTTGGACGCCATCGAGGCCGATACCGACCGCCTGCAGGTGGCGATTCGTTCGCAGATCCGGCCGCTCGAGGCCGAGCTCCCACCGGTGGACGTGATCTTCCTCTATCAGATCATCGACTGGATCGGCGATCTGGCGGACCGGGCGCAGCGGGTGGGCAGCCGCCTGCAGTTGCTGGTCGCCCGCTAG
- a CDS encoding acetolactate synthase large subunit yields MKAAELMVKCLEAEGVEYVFGIPGEENLDLLDALAGSRIELVLTRHEQAAGFMAATYGRLTGKPGVCLSTLGPGATNLVTAAAYAQLGAMPMVMITGQKPIKTSKQGQFQIIDVVDMMTPITKFTRQIVSAGSIPSRVREAFRMAEEERPGATHLELPEDIAADDTDATPIPASELRRPIAEHKAVARAVELLSQARHPLLIVGAGANRKRCARQLSALIDRQGIPFITTQMGKGVVDENHPLFLGNAAVSDGDFPHRAIAQSDCILNVGHDVVEKPPFIMRTGTRKVIHVNYNPAEVDPVYFPQVEVIGDIANAIWQINGDLEPSPDWDFSYMERICAAMRAHRHEGESDAGFPLKPQRLVADLRRTLPADGVIALDNGVYKIWFARNYNASCPNSVLLDNALATMGAGLPSAMAAKLVHPDKPVVAVCGDGGFMMNSQELETAVRLGMDLVVIVLNDSAYGMIQWKQQHMGLRDFGLSFGNPDFVAYANSYGATGHRLESAEAFEGLLASCLAAGGVHLLDVPVDYSDNVRLLFHEIPETSRALVP; encoded by the coding sequence ATGAAGGCAGCAGAGCTGATGGTGAAGTGTCTGGAGGCCGAGGGCGTGGAATACGTCTTCGGTATCCCCGGCGAAGAGAATCTGGATTTGCTCGACGCGCTGGCCGGATCGCGCATCGAGCTGGTTCTGACACGCCACGAGCAGGCCGCCGGCTTCATGGCCGCAACCTACGGGCGACTTACCGGCAAGCCCGGCGTCTGCCTGTCGACGCTGGGGCCGGGTGCGACCAACCTGGTCACGGCCGCCGCCTACGCCCAGCTCGGCGCCATGCCGATGGTAATGATCACCGGCCAGAAGCCGATCAAGACCAGCAAGCAGGGCCAGTTCCAGATCATCGACGTCGTCGACATGATGACGCCCATCACCAAGTTCACGCGTCAGATCGTCAGCGCCGGCAGCATACCTTCGCGGGTGCGCGAGGCCTTCCGCATGGCCGAGGAGGAACGCCCCGGCGCCACGCATCTGGAGCTGCCCGAGGACATCGCCGCCGACGACACTGATGCCACTCCCATCCCCGCCAGCGAGCTGCGCCGACCCATCGCCGAGCACAAGGCCGTAGCACGCGCCGTCGAGCTGCTGAGTCAGGCACGCCATCCGCTGCTGATCGTCGGCGCCGGCGCCAATCGCAAGCGCTGCGCGCGGCAGCTGAGCGCCCTCATCGACCGGCAGGGCATCCCCTTCATCACCACCCAGATGGGCAAGGGCGTGGTCGACGAGAACCACCCGCTCTTCCTGGGCAACGCCGCGGTCTCCGACGGCGACTTCCCGCACCGCGCGATCGCGCAGTCGGACTGCATCCTCAATGTCGGCCACGACGTCGTCGAAAAGCCGCCCTTCATCATGCGGACCGGCACACGCAAGGTCATTCACGTCAATTACAACCCGGCCGAGGTCGACCCGGTCTACTTCCCGCAGGTCGAAGTCATCGGCGACATCGCCAACGCCATCTGGCAGATCAACGGCGATCTGGAGCCGTCGCCGGACTGGGACTTCAGCTACATGGAGCGCATCTGCGCGGCCATGCGCGCACACCGCCACGAGGGTGAATCGGACGCGGGCTTTCCGCTCAAGCCGCAACGGCTGGTGGCCGACCTGCGCCGCACGCTGCCCGCCGACGGCGTCATCGCGCTGGACAACGGCGTCTACAAGATCTGGTTCGCGCGCAATTACAACGCCAGCTGCCCGAACAGCGTGCTGCTGGACAACGCGCTGGCGACGATGGGCGCCGGCCTGCCCTCGGCGATGGCGGCCAAGCTGGTGCACCCGGACAAGCCGGTGGTGGCGGTCTGCGGCGACGGCGGCTTCATGATGAACTCGCAGGAACTGGAGACCGCCGTGCGCCTGGGCATGGATCTGGTGGTGATCGTGCTCAACGACAGCGCCTACGGCATGATCCAGTGGAAGCAGCAGCACATGGGGCTGCGCGACTTCGGGTTGAGCTTTGGCAATCCGGATTTCGTCGCCTATGCCAACAGCTACGGCGCCACCGGCCACCGGCTGGAAAGCGCCGAGGCCTTCGAGGGGCTGCTGGCATCCTGCCTGGCGGCGGGCGGCGTGCACCTGCTTGACGTGCCGGTGGACTACAGCGACAACGTGCGCCTGCTCTTCCACGAGATCCCCGAAACCAGCCGCGCGCTCGTACCCTGA
- a CDS encoding DUF445 family protein has protein sequence MLATAWAEFQANLWFYLSMPLVAGGIGYVTNVLAIKMMFYPVEFVGVWKPWLGWQGIVPRKCAKMARIACDTMVPRLINEKEIFQRLDASEVAKILGAPDAQQLRALVDEIMAEHNPELWAVLPERIKEMAVRRVRVDNETVVRRVLDGMVDEIDKVFDLKEMVIEALMRDKELVNRIFLETGRKEFRFIGHCGFYFGFLFGIFQMVGWVFFKADWQLPTFGLLVGYLTNFLALRMIFRPQQPVKVGPVTFQGLFHKRQKEVARDYSQLIADEVVNPSNITEAVLRGPRRDYAAEIVARFLRDEVDEQLGRMKPAVQAAMGRDRFEAAQQAAAGYTVSRLPELVRPMDDYAKEAMNLSETLSSRLAVLPPDEFEGMLRPAFKEDEWMLIAVGAALGFAVGVLQLLAFNIVAV, from the coding sequence ATGCTGGCAACCGCCTGGGCCGAATTTCAGGCCAATCTCTGGTTCTATCTGTCGATGCCCCTCGTGGCTGGCGGCATCGGTTACGTCACCAATGTGCTTGCCATCAAGATGATGTTCTACCCGGTGGAGTTTGTCGGGGTCTGGAAGCCGTGGCTGGGCTGGCAGGGGATTGTGCCCCGCAAGTGCGCCAAGATGGCGCGCATTGCCTGCGACACCATGGTGCCGCGGCTGATCAACGAGAAGGAGATCTTCCAGCGCCTCGACGCCTCGGAGGTCGCGAAGATTCTCGGTGCCCCGGATGCACAGCAGCTGCGCGCGCTCGTCGACGAGATCATGGCCGAGCACAACCCCGAGCTGTGGGCCGTGCTCCCCGAGCGCATCAAGGAGATGGCGGTGCGGCGTGTGCGCGTCGACAACGAGACGGTGGTGCGTCGTGTTCTCGACGGCATGGTCGACGAGATCGACAAGGTCTTCGACCTCAAGGAGATGGTCATCGAGGCCCTGATGCGGGACAAGGAACTGGTCAACCGCATCTTCCTGGAGACCGGGCGCAAGGAGTTCCGCTTCATCGGCCATTGCGGCTTCTATTTCGGCTTCCTCTTCGGCATCTTCCAGATGGTGGGCTGGGTCTTCTTCAAGGCGGACTGGCAGCTGCCCACCTTTGGCCTGCTGGTGGGCTATCTCACTAACTTCCTGGCGTTGCGGATGATCTTCCGGCCCCAGCAGCCGGTGAAGGTCGGTCCGGTCACTTTCCAGGGGCTTTTCCACAAGCGACAGAAAGAAGTCGCACGCGATTACTCGCAGCTCATCGCCGACGAGGTGGTCAATCCCTCCAATATCACCGAGGCCGTGCTCAGAGGGCCGCGGCGCGATTACGCCGCGGAGATCGTTGCGCGCTTCCTGCGCGACGAGGTCGACGAGCAGCTGGGCCGGATGAAGCCGGCAGTGCAGGCCGCGATGGGGCGCGACCGCTTCGAGGCCGCGCAGCAGGCCGCTGCCGGCTACACGGTGTCACGCCTGCCGGAGCTGGTGCGCCCCATGGACGACTATGCCAAGGAGGCGATGAACCTCAGTGAGACGCTGTCCAGCCGCCTTGCCGTGCTGCCGCCGGATGAGTTCGAGGGCATGCTGCGTCCGGCCTTCAAGGAGGATGAGTGGATGCTCATTGCCGTGGGTGCGGCGTTGGGTTTCGCGGTGGGTGTGCTGCAGCTGCTGGCCTTCAACATCGTCGCCGTCTAG
- a CDS encoding 3D domain-containing protein — protein MKATRRICLRCGQALIFVLVLSACSEPWQTMTVRASAYNATEAQTKRGNTGLTAWGHRLQVDDKAIAVSRDLIAEGLGNGARVKIEGLEGIWIVRDKMHRRWQRKIDIFMGEDIEAARAWGVREVTIQWQPAPG, from the coding sequence ATGAAAGCGACTCGCAGGATATGTCTGCGTTGTGGGCAGGCGCTGATATTCGTCCTCGTCCTGTCGGCCTGTAGCGAGCCCTGGCAGACAATGACGGTGCGCGCGTCTGCTTATAACGCCACCGAAGCCCAGACCAAAAGGGGAAATACCGGGCTCACAGCCTGGGGCCATCGGCTTCAGGTCGATGACAAGGCCATCGCCGTATCGCGCGATCTGATCGCCGAGGGCCTAGGCAACGGCGCACGCGTGAAGATCGAGGGCCTTGAAGGCATCTGGATCGTGCGTGACAAGATGCATCGTCGCTGGCAGCGAAAAATTGACATCTTTATGGGCGAAGACATTGAAGCGGCGCGCGCCTGGGGCGTGCGCGAAGTCACCATCCAGTGGCAGCCGGCTCCGGGTTAG
- a CDS encoding DUF4169 family protein, whose protein sequence is MSKIVNLRQHRKRAAREEKRRQAETARARSGRSKAEKERDTAEDAKARRHLDGHHIGSEPPEDESTR, encoded by the coding sequence ATGAGCAAGATCGTCAACCTGCGTCAGCACCGCAAGCGCGCGGCGCGCGAGGAAAAGCGCCGCCAGGCCGAGACCGCACGGGCGCGCAGCGGGCGTAGCAAGGCCGAGAAGGAGCGCGACACGGCCGAGGACGCGAAGGCACGCCGACACCTGGACGGCCATCACATCGGCAGCGAGCCGCCGGAGGACGAGTCGACACGCTAG
- a CDS encoding YiiX/YebB-like N1pC/P60 family cysteine hydrolase: MDFGLRRIGSALARWLSRPRGSAARTPAPPLDRLAQTLQPGDVVLVEGTSRISEGIKYLTQSTWSHAALCIGHALDRSEATAPRVLLEADLNDGVRAVPLTVYEGEHLRICRPVGLQPTERNAVIAYAVERLGLQYDLRNIIDLARYLISHPPVPRGVKRRMVALGSGDPTRAICSSLIAQAFQSVGYPILPYVDLDGEPACSSPQCYAELLHIRHHSLFTPRDFDISPYFEVIKPTLVEGFEHHRLRWAAQAGATSVRIQAGASGAGT, encoded by the coding sequence ATGGACTTCGGCCTGCGCCGCATCGGAAGCGCACTGGCGCGCTGGCTGTCGCGGCCGCGCGGCAGCGCCGCGCGCACACCGGCCCCGCCGCTGGACCGGCTTGCGCAGACCCTGCAGCCCGGCGATGTCGTGCTGGTGGAAGGAACGAGCCGCATCAGCGAGGGCATCAAGTATCTGACGCAGTCAACCTGGTCGCATGCCGCGCTATGCATCGGCCACGCGCTGGATCGTTCCGAGGCGACTGCGCCACGCGTGCTGCTGGAGGCCGATCTCAACGACGGCGTGCGCGCAGTGCCGCTAACCGTCTACGAAGGCGAGCATCTGCGCATCTGTCGACCGGTCGGCCTGCAGCCGACGGAGCGGAACGCGGTCATTGCCTACGCGGTGGAGCGCCTGGGCCTGCAGTACGACCTGCGCAACATTATCGATCTGGCGCGCTACCTGATCAGTCATCCGCCGGTACCGCGCGGCGTAAAGCGGCGCATGGTGGCGCTGGGGAGCGGCGACCCGACACGGGCCATCTGCTCGTCGTTGATCGCACAGGCCTTCCAGTCCGTCGGCTACCCGATCCTGCCCTATGTCGATCTCGACGGCGAGCCGGCCTGCAGCAGCCCGCAATGCTACGCCGAGCTACTGCACATTCGGCATCACAGCCTGTTCACGCCGCGCGACTTCGACATCTCGCCCTACTTCGAGGTGATCAAGCCGACCCTGGTCGAGGGCTTCGAACACCACAGGCTGCGCTGGGCCGCGCAAGCGGGCGCGACATCGGTCAGGATACAGGCTGGCGCGAGCGGAGCAGGAACATGA
- a CDS encoding aldehyde dehydrogenase family protein, whose translation MLAEKYPYYLANRPEQPNADLEVRDKYRGTVATRVALADTAAIERAIGAAEAAADDMAAMAPFERQKVLNHCVTRFTERAEELAQALCVEAGKPIKDSRGEVTRLIDTFRMAAEEAVRNEGHIQNLETGARSKGYRGMYKRVPIGPCSFISPFNFPLNLAAHKVAPAIAAGCPFVLKPASLTPIGALLIGEILAETELPAGAFSILPCRRDGAELFTTDARLKLLSFTGSPDVGWDLKARAGKKKVVLELGGNAAVIVDNDADIDDAVARIVFGAFYQSGQSCIGVQRILVHADVYETFRDKLVAATGKLVSGDPSDENTFVGPLISENEAKRLEGWIDKAVDAGGKLLCGGKREGAILQASLLEDVPASQPLCAEEAFGPVAVLSRFDDFEQALDRVNDSRYGLQAGVFTRDLYRMLRAWDRLEVGGVVIGDVPSWRADNMPYGGVKDSGLGREGVRFAIEDMTEIRNLVIRTP comes from the coding sequence ATGCTTGCCGAAAAGTATCCCTACTATCTCGCCAACCGTCCCGAGCAGCCCAACGCCGATCTCGAGGTACGCGACAAGTATCGCGGCACGGTCGCCACGCGCGTAGCGCTGGCTGACACGGCAGCCATCGAGCGCGCCATCGGCGCCGCCGAGGCTGCCGCGGATGACATGGCCGCGATGGCGCCCTTCGAGCGCCAGAAGGTGCTCAACCACTGCGTGACGCGTTTCACCGAACGCGCCGAGGAACTGGCGCAGGCGCTCTGCGTCGAGGCCGGCAAGCCGATCAAGGACAGCCGCGGCGAGGTCACGCGCCTGATCGACACCTTTCGCATGGCCGCCGAGGAAGCCGTGCGCAACGAGGGCCACATCCAGAACCTGGAGACTGGCGCGCGCAGCAAGGGCTACCGCGGCATGTACAAGCGCGTACCCATCGGCCCCTGCTCCTTCATCTCGCCCTTCAACTTTCCGCTGAACCTGGCCGCGCACAAGGTGGCGCCAGCCATCGCAGCCGGCTGCCCCTTCGTGCTGAAGCCGGCCAGCCTGACGCCCATCGGCGCGCTGCTGATCGGCGAGATCCTTGCCGAGACCGAGCTGCCCGCAGGCGCTTTTTCCATCCTGCCCTGCCGCCGCGACGGCGCCGAGCTCTTCACCACCGACGCGCGCCTCAAGCTGCTCTCCTTCACCGGCTCGCCGGATGTCGGCTGGGATCTCAAGGCACGCGCCGGCAAGAAGAAGGTCGTGCTGGAACTGGGCGGCAACGCTGCCGTTATCGTCGACAACGATGCGGACATCGACGACGCCGTGGCGCGCATTGTCTTCGGCGCCTTCTACCAGTCCGGGCAGAGCTGCATCGGGGTGCAGCGCATCCTCGTGCACGCCGATGTCTACGAGACTTTCCGTGACAAGCTGGTTGCGGCGACCGGGAAGCTGGTCAGCGGCGACCCCAGCGACGAGAACACCTTCGTCGGCCCGCTCATCTCCGAGAACGAAGCCAAGCGGCTGGAGGGCTGGATCGACAAGGCCGTCGACGCCGGCGGCAAGCTGCTCTGCGGCGGTAAGCGGGAGGGCGCGATCCTGCAGGCATCGCTGCTCGAGGACGTACCAGCCTCACAGCCCCTGTGCGCCGAGGAAGCCTTCGGACCGGTGGCGGTGCTGTCGCGCTTCGACGACTTCGAGCAGGCGCTCGATCGTGTCAACGACAGCCGCTACGGCCTGCAGGCCGGCGTCTTCACGCGGGATCTCTACCGCATGCTGCGCGCCTGGGACCGGCTGGAGGTCGGCGGTGTTGTCATCGGCGACGTGCCGTCCTGGCGCGCCGACAACATGCCCTACGGCGGCGTCAAGGACAGCGGCCTGGGCCGCGAAGGCGTGCGCTTTGCCATCGAGGACATGACCGAGATCCGTAACCTCGTGATCCGCACGCCCTGA
- a CDS encoding PhzF family phenazine biosynthesis protein encodes MRLQQFQIDAFSNRVFGGNPAAIVPLTGWLPEACMQAIAAENQLSETAFVVPDQGEGSYALRWFTPSTEVDLCGHATLAAGHALWQELGEAAPTLRFRTRSGELLLTRDGAQMWMDFPARPAVERAPPEALVTGLGVQPQAVLAADYWLVIVDSIAALRGLSPDMRRLAEIDLPGVIVSAPGDGEHDFLSRFFAPKCGIDEDPVTGSAHCTLAPYWSERLGRQHLRGYQASARGGTVECRHAGDRVHLGGHAVTFLRGAIEIPA; translated from the coding sequence ATGCGCCTTCAGCAGTTCCAGATCGACGCCTTCAGCAACCGTGTCTTTGGTGGCAACCCAGCCGCCATCGTGCCGCTGACCGGCTGGCTGCCGGAAGCGTGCATGCAGGCCATTGCCGCAGAGAACCAGCTTTCAGAGACAGCCTTCGTCGTCCCTGATCAGGGCGAAGGCAGCTATGCGCTGCGCTGGTTCACGCCCTCCACCGAGGTCGATCTCTGTGGCCATGCCACGCTGGCGGCGGGCCACGCGCTCTGGCAGGAGCTGGGAGAGGCGGCACCGACGCTGCGCTTCCGCACCCGCAGCGGCGAACTGCTTCTGACGCGCGACGGCGCCCAGATGTGGATGGACTTCCCGGCACGCCCCGCCGTCGAGCGCGCGCCACCGGAGGCGCTGGTCACCGGGCTCGGCGTCCAGCCGCAAGCCGTTCTGGCGGCCGACTACTGGCTGGTGATCGTCGACAGCATCGCAGCGCTTCGCGGACTGTCGCCCGACATGCGCCGCCTCGCCGAGATCGATCTTCCGGGTGTGATCGTCTCAGCGCCGGGCGACGGCGAGCACGACTTCCTCAGTCGTTTCTTCGCGCCGAAATGCGGCATCGACGAGGATCCGGTGACGGGCTCGGCGCACTGCACGCTGGCGCCCTACTGGAGCGAACGCCTCGGCCGGCAGCACCTGCGCGGCTACCAGGCCTCGGCCCGGGGCGGCACCGTCGAATGCCGCCATGCCGGTGATCGCGTGCATCTCGGCGGCCACGCTGTGACGTTCCTGCGCGGGGCCATCGAGATCCCCGCCTAG
- a CDS encoding HIT family protein encodes MTVFEHLIAGDIPASFVHRDADCVAFMDIRPISAGHVLVVPHSPVATLAELDEANNAHLWRIAQRVALAQQQALGSRAQHFLVNDGAAASQSVPHVHIHVIPRYGRDSARSMARLAWHLTTLMLPYRDTPAKRARLDALAAAIAGAIGP; translated from the coding sequence GTGACCGTCTTCGAGCACCTCATCGCCGGCGATATTCCGGCTAGCTTCGTGCATCGGGACGCCGATTGCGTTGCCTTCATGGATATCCGGCCGATCAGCGCCGGACATGTCCTGGTCGTGCCGCATTCGCCCGTGGCAACGCTTGCCGAGCTGGATGAGGCGAACAATGCGCATCTCTGGCGCATTGCGCAGCGTGTGGCGCTGGCGCAGCAGCAGGCGCTGGGCAGCCGCGCGCAGCATTTTCTGGTCAATGACGGCGCTGCCGCCAGCCAGAGCGTGCCGCATGTGCACATCCATGTGATTCCGCGCTACGGGCGCGACAGCGCCCGCTCGATGGCGCGGCTGGCCTGGCATCTCACCACGCTGATGCTGCCGTATCGCGACACCCCCGCGAAGCGGGCGCGACTCGATGCGCTGGCCGCGGCGATTGCCGGCGCGATAGGCCCCTAG